A region of the Cyanobium usitatum str. Tous genome:
CTTTTTACAGCCACAAAACCCTGAGCCTTATCTGCTCGATCCAGGAGCCCCGCAGTGGCAAGCCCTATGGCCGTTGCCCCCGGGCCTTGGCCCAGAAAGCCCTCAACTATCTCGGTTCTACCGGTATCGCCGACACCGCCTACTTCGGTCCGGAACCTGAATTCTTTGTCTTCGACGATGTCCGCTACAGCTCAGGCAGCGGCACCAGCTTCTACAGCGTCGATTCAGTTGAAGCCCCTTGGAATAGCGCCCGCCTCGAGGAGGGCGGCAACCTCGCCTACAAGATTCAGTTGAAGGAGGGCTACTTCCCGGTCGCCCCCAACGACACCCTTCAGGACATGCGCACGGAGATGTTGCTCACCATGGGCAGCCTGGGGGTGCCGATCGAAAAGCAGCACCACGAGGTGGCAACGGCCCAGCATGAGCTGGGAATCAAGTTTGCCGAGCTGATCAGCGCAGCCGACAACGTGATGATCTACAAATACGTAGTGCGCAACGTCGCCCGTAAGTACGGCAAAACGGCCACCTTCATGCCCAAACCCGTATTCGCCGATAACGGCAGCGGCATGCACGTGCACCAAAGCCTCTGGAGAGGCGGCAATCCCCTGTTTTTCGGCGAAGGCACCTACGCCAACCTTTCCCAGACTGCCCGCTGGTATATCGGTGGCCTGCTGAAGCACGCCCCCAGCTTCCTGGCCTTCACCAATCCCACCACCAACAGCTACAAGCGATTGGTGCCAGGCTTCGAAGCCCCGGTGAACCTGGTTTATTCCCAGGGCAATCGCTCCGCCGCGGTCCGCATTCCGCTCACCGGGCCGAGCCCTAAGGCCAAGCGCTTGGAATTCCGCTCCGGCGATGCCCTGTCCAACCCCTACCTCGGCTTCGCGGCCATGTTGATGGCCGGCATCGATGGCATCAAGAATCAAATCGACCCGGGCGATGGCACCGATGTTGATCTGTTCGAGCTCTCCCCAGAGGAATTGGCCCGCATCTCCACTGTGCCGGCCTCACTGAATGGTGCCCTTGAGGCCCTCGATGCAGACAAGGATTACCTGCTAGCTGGTGGCGTCTTCACCGAAGACTTCATCAACAATTGGATAACCCTTAAATACGAGGAGGTGCAGCAGCTGCGCCAGCGGCCCCACCCCCACGAGTTCGTGATGTACTACGACGCCTGAGCAGGCGCCGGTGGGCAATAACGCAGGTGGGCGATCGCGCTTGCCTGCAGTTGCTTTGCGCGGGCCTGGCGCCTGGCCCAGGCCTGGAGCTGATGTAGGGCGTCGCCGGCAGGGTTGGGATCGTGGTGCTGGGTTATCTGGGCCAGTTCGGCGCCATGGAGGCGGTTGTCGCGAGCGTGCAACAGGCTCCAGGTTTGAAATTCAGGATCGGCATGCTGGCCTTGTAGGCGGGTCGTGGTCATGGCGTGCTCCCCTCTCTCTCAATCCAGTCTGCAGCTGTTTTGGTAGCGGTTGCTACTAAATAGCCATACCTTCACAGGTCTTCAGCAATCGCGGTATGAGTTCAAATTCGCTGGAATGGAAGCAAGCCATTGCCTCGCCATGCCCGATCAGCTCACAAAATTGGCCTACCAAACCATGCAGCAGGGCAGGGCGCTGCTGGGGGTAACTCATAAGGAGGTGAGTACCAGGCTGATGGGGTTGCTTGCTCCAGATGGCACGCCCAAAACCGTGCCAATACCGCCTGAATTGTTGGGCAGCCTCAGGCAGGCGATGGCTTCATTGCACGAGCGCGACTGGCAGGAAGCAGAACAGGGTCTTTACCCGCCATCTCTGCTGTTCGATGCCCCCTGGCTGGATTGGGCCAGTCGGTATCCACTGGTGTGGCTCGATATGCCCAGCACCTGGACTCGCCGCCAGGAGCGCAACGTGCGCGATTTACCCAGCAGTGTTGATCCAGATAATTACCCCGACTATTACCTTCAAAATTTTCATCACCAGACTGACGGCTACTTAAGCGACCACTCCGCGGCTCTCTACGACCTGCAGGTGGAAATTCTGTTTAATGGCACTGCCGACCCGATGCGGCGGCGGGTGCTGGCTCCCTTGCTGCGGGGTATCAAAGCCTTCGCCGATCGGCCAGCCGGGCAGGTGCGCGTGCTCGACCTTGCCACCGGCACCGGTCGCACCCTGCGCCAGATCAGGGCGGCTATGCCCAAGGCCCAGCTGGTGGGATTGGATCTTTCCAGTGCCTACCTGCGCCAGGCCAACAAATGGCTTAGCCAGCTGCCCGGTGAACTTCCCCAGCTAACCCAAGGCAATGCCGAGGCACTGCCCTTTGCCGACGCAAGTTTCCAAGCGGTCACCTGCGTGTTTCTATTTCATGAGCTTCCAGGCGAGGCCCGTCAGAACGTGATCAATCAGGCCTACCGGGTGTTGGAGCCCGGCGGGGTTGTGGTCATTGCCGACTCCGTACAACTGGCTGATTCACCCCAATTCAGTGCCGTAATGGAAAACTTCCGGCGGGTTTTCCATGAGCCCTTTTACCGCGATTACATCTCAGATGACATCGGTGCTCGCCTTGCCCAGCCTGGCTTTGAGGGCATCACAGCCCAAAGTCATTTCATGACTCGGGTCTGGACGGCCCGCAAACCTCGCTAGCGCTTCAGAAGCCAGGCCAGGAGCAGACCGGCTGTGGACCATCGCAGCCCACGCCAAAACAGCACCTCCTGGCGATAGGGGGGGGCTAGCTGCTCGGGCAGGGGATCAAGCAATCTTTGGGTTAACTCAAGACGCTGGCGTTGCCGCCGCTGGTTCACCCCGGAACTTTTAGCTGTCAATGAGGCCTGGGTGAGCAACCCATCCAGCAGGTGCAGGAGGCGAATTGGTTGGCGCACCGAGTGGTGGCCCAATGGTCGCGTCGGCATGGCCAGCTCCCAACGAGGCGTTACAGGCTTCAGGATGGAACCTCGAGCCTGTATGCGTCCAGTGCAAACCCCGTTGTCCAAGCAAAAACGAAGCTGGCCAGAAGGCTCCTTAGAGGTGGCTGTCGCTTTGCAGCGACATCTGGCAATAGGTGACCGGGATTGGCACGCCTTCAAGTCCCAGCGCCCACGGCGCGGCGCTGAGCAGCTTGCAGCAGCCCTGGTGCTGCTGCTTAGGGCCGATGATCCCGGGGCACCTCAAAGCTCGGACGCCCGCCGCCAGGCCATCGAGTTGGTTGAGCATGGGCTGGGGTGGCTCAAGGCTGAGCTGAGCGATCCTGGTTGCCCCAGCCACCGACCGGCGCCAGCGACAACGCTCTCTGCCGACTGACCGCCAGTTGCAACCGGTTGCCACGGTTGCTCCAGCGCACGTCATCGAAGCAGTGATGAATCAAAAACAGCCCGCGGCCACCCGCCGCATCAAGCTGCTCAGGCAGGCTGGTGCTGCGAGCCGCTGGTGGCACCCCAGCTCCCTCGTCCTGCACCTGCCACACCAGCCAGTTGGGGGTTTCAATGCGGCGCACTCTCAAGCATTTGGCTGGGTCGCAACCGTTGCCATGGCGGACCGCATTGACCAGTGCTTCTTGCAGGCCAAGCTGCACCTGACCCTGAAGCTGCAGGCAGCGAATGGGCTCAATCAACAGTTCCAACAGCGGTGCCAGCTGCAGCGTTGAAGGCGTGATGAAGTCCGACCAGCGCAGGGCCATCGGGCTGAGTTACGCAGGTGCCGTTTTGACCATACGCCGCTGCCTGCACCCTGGCTCAGGCCTTGATCCGCTGTTGCAGAGCTGGGTGGTTGAGCAGGGCATCCATCAGCCGTACGCCGCGCAGTTGATTGACAAGGGGCATGTGGCCCTCAGGGGCCTCAATGGACCACTGAAAGGAGCCGGGATAGCGCGTCCAGCGGCCTCCATCCTTCCAGGCCAACTTGGGCCAGAGCAGCTCCCAGCGGCCATTGCAACCGCGTAGCAACTTGCCCTGCACCGAAAAGCCAAAACGACCACGTGAAAAACAGACCCAGAGCCGATCTAGGCTGTCGAGGTCGGCGGCGGCGATCGGCGGCACCTCGCTGTAATACACGTAACCGCGACGTACGGCTTCTGGGCCGGCCAGCTGCCTCAGCAAACTGCTGGTGATTCGATCGGCTTCCTCAAACTGCTGAGCCATCAGGACCCGTTGCAGGGGTGCGTAGTCCAGGCCACAGGCCGACACCGTTGCAAGCCAGCCGTCGGGGTAGCGGACCAGAAACTCATCGCGCAGCCCATCCTGTTCATCGAGCAGGAGCTGAATTAAAAAACCAGCTGCCCAGTCATCTCCGGTGGCATCAATGCCGGCCAGATGATCTGGGATTAGGGGCCTCAAGCCATGGCTCTGCTGCTGAAGGGTGGCCAGCAAGGCACGCCTTTGACGGGGATTGCCGGCTTGAAAGCGCTCAAGCAGGGCCCTAGGGGTAGTGCCGGTAATGGCGGTGACCGGAGGTCCGGAAAGCATGGAAATGGAAGCCGAGCCTGAAGCAGTGCCAGCGTGGCCCACTATGTCAGCTGAGATCCTCAACAGTGATGTCGGGCCCCTGCCCTCCCCAAGATGTGAACGCCTTCCTGGCGGCCAAGGGGCCGATCGTGGACGTGCGCAGCCCTGGGGAGTTTGAACAGGGTCATGTGCCCGGAGCGGTCAACCTGCCTTTGTTTAGCAACGACGAGCGGGCCCAAGTTGGCACTATCTACAAGCAACAGGGACGGCAGCTTGCCGTGCAACTGGGCCTGCAATTGGTTGGTCTGAAGTTGCCATCCCTTGCCCAGGCTCTGTTGGAGCTTGCCGAAGCAGACCAGACCCTGCGCCTGCACTGCTGGCGAGGTGGCATGCGCTCAGGCAGCATGGCTTGGCTGGCTAGCACCCTGGAGCTGCCCGTTTTGCTGTTGGAAGGCGGCTACAAGGCCTACCGCCGCTGGGTGTTGGCATGTTTTGAGTCCGCCTGGCCCCTGCTGGTGCTGGGCGGTCGCACCGGCACGGGCAAAACCGACCTGTTGCATGCCCTTCGGCAAAGAGGGCAGGCGGTCGTTGATCTCGAGGGACTGGCCAATCACCGGGGCAGCAGTTTCGGTGGCTTGGGCCAACCACCTCAACCGAGCACCGAGCACTTCGAGAACCTTCTGGCTGCCAGCCTTACGGCCAGCGCAGGTCAGGCACCGATCTGGCTTGAAGCCGAAAGCGCCCAGGTTGGTCGCTGCCGTATTCCTGCGGGCCTGTGGCGCCAAATGGGTGAGGCGCCGGCTGTTGAGATCCAACGTCCTATGGCGGAGCGGGTTGAGCAACTGGTTTCCGTATATGGCAATCAAGGGGAGGAGCCCTTGCGCCTCGCTACCGAACGCATCGCCCGGCGGCTTGGCCCCCAGCGCACAGCAGTAGCTCTTGAGGCGATCGCCTCTCAAGACTGGGCAGCTGCCTGCCGGCAAATGCTCGACTACTACGACCGCTGCTACGACAGCGAGCTCAGCAAGCGCGATAAACCCCTGCTGTCCAGCTTCGATTTGGGCGGACTAGACCCCGATGCAGCTGCAGCTGAATTGCTGCATTCAGCTCCCTGGTGGGAGCAGGTCTGCTGGGGGTTAGTTAAGGCGGGCTCCTAGGATCGATTTTTGTCCCCGCTTGCCATGGGCGCCGCCATTCAGTTCTTCCGTGGGGTGGATGAGCCGGTCGTGCCCGACATCCGCCTCACCCGCTCGCGGGACGGCCGCACCGGCCAGGCTCTTTTCGTGTTCGACGAGCCCGATGCCCTTGCCCCCGAAAGCATGGGAGACATCACCGGCATGTTTTTGGTCGATGAGGAAGGCGAGCTGGTGACCCGTGAGGTGAAGGCCCGCTTCGTCAACGGCAAGGCCAGCGCCCTGGAGTGCACCTTCACCTGGAAGAGCACGGAGGATTTTGATCGCTTCATGCGCTTCGCACAGCGCTACGCCGACAGCCACGAGCTGGGCTTCTCGGGTAATAAAGATGATGATCAGCCCGAGCAGGACGAGGCCTGAGCCCTTGAAATTCGGCCAGTGGTTAGGCCTGTTGGCCCTAGTGGCATCCCTGGTGCTGCTTTGGAGCCTGCGTCAGAGCCTGATTTACCTGTTTGCCGCTGTGGTGCTGGCTATGGCCCTTTGCACCCTGGTGGGATCGATAAGGTCCCGGCTGGGGTGCTCTAGACCGCTGGCTCTCCTGCTCAGCCTGGGCACGGTACTTCTGGTGTTGGCCGTGGCAGCCACCGTGGTGATCCCCCCTTTCATTGACCAATTCAGCCAGTTGCTGGGCAAGTTGCCGGCAGCAGCCGAAACCCTGCTGGATCTCTTGAGGGATGGTCTATCGCAGATCTCACAAATGATTTATGGCAGCAGGGATGGCGGCCTCGCCTGGCTGCGAGAGGGGCTGGTTGGTAGCGATGCTGGCGCAACCCCAGGCCTCTCTCCCCGCCTGGGCAGCAGCTTGGGCAGCGGCGCCCTGCGCCTGCTTGGGCTTGCAGGTGGCGTTGGCACCGGTCTGCTGCAGATTCTTTTTGTAGTTGCCGTTGCTTTGATGGTGGCTGTGCAGCCCACCGCCTACCTAGAGGTGGGTGTGCTCCTGGTGCCTTCGTTTTACCGGCGCCGCTTCCGTCAGGTGTTGGTGCAATGCGGTGATGCCCTAAGTGCCTGGATGGTGGGGGTGTTAATCAGCTCACTCTGCGTCGGCATCTTGGCGGCTATCGGCCTAAGTTTGCTCGCGGTGAAGTTGGTCGCAGCAAACGCCCTGCTAGCAGGCCTGCTCAACATCATTCCCAACATTGGACCAACCCTAAGCACGGTTTTTCCGATGTCCGTGGCCCTGCTAGATGCTCCCTGGAAAGCAGCGGCGGTGCTAGCGCTTTATGTAGCTGTTCAAAACCTGGAGAGTTATCTAATTACCCCTTCGGTGATGCATCACCAGCTCAAGCTGCTGCCTGGCTTCACCCTCACGGCCCAGTTGCTGTTCACGGTTGTCTTTGGTCCGCTGGGGTTGCTGCTGGCATTGCCCCTAGCCGTTTGCCTGCAGGTGATGGTGCGCGAGCTGCTAATTCGCGACATCCTGGACCCATGGAAACGTCTACGCCTGGCAGGCTGACGCGATGAACGGCCGCACATTGCTTGGAGCACTAGCCCTGATTGTCATCGGGCTGCTCACCTGGGAATTGCGATGGGTGCTGCTTGTGCTGTTCGGCGCCGTGGTGCTGGCTGTCGCCTTAGACGTACCTATCACCCTGCTGCGGCGCCTCCTGCCTCTGAACCGACCAGCTGCCCTAATAGTGGTGCTGGTTTCACTGGTGTTGCTAGGCGGGGCGCTGGGCCAGCTTTTGCTGCCTGAGCTGCTGGAGCAGATCAAGCAATTGACCACCCTTTTACCTGTCTTGGCTTTGCGGCTGAGCAGCCTGGCTCGCCAGGTGGATTGGCTGCCTGATCTAGAGCAGCAGTTGATGGCGCTTGGTACCTGGGAGCGGCTCCAGCCCCTGGGCGGTCAGCTGCTGGGCTTAGCCGGCGGCGCCGCAAACGCCACAATTCAGCTGCTGTTGATGGCGTTGCTGGCGATTCTTCTGGCCCTGGATCCTCGCAGTCATCAAAAGGTGATTGTTTCCCTTACTCCCAGCTTCTGGCGTCCCCAGATGCAACATCTGCTGGGTGAATCCCGCCAGGCGCTGGGTGGCTGGCTGGCGGGCATGACCCTGTCTGCCGTGAGCGTGTTTCTGCTCACTTGGGCCGGCCTAGCCCTGTTGGGCGTGCCGTTGGCCCTATTGAGCGCCCTGGTTTGCGGCCTGCTCACCTTCGTGCCCACGATTGGCCCCACCGCAGCCACCTTGTTGCCCCTGGCGGTGGGATTGCTGGTATCACCAGCAAAAATGGTGCAGGTTCTAGTGCTGCGGCTCATTTTGCAGAATGCCGAAGCCTTTCTGCTTACGCCTGTGCTACTGCGCCGAACTGTGAATTTGCTACCCACTGTTGCGCTCACTGCCCAGCTATGCCTAGGAGCCCTGCTTGGCCTCCCAGGTGTGCTACTTGCCTTGCCCTTAGTTGTCGTGCTGCAAGTTCTCTTTGAAGAAGTATTAGTAAAGGAAGTAATGGATCACTGGGATTGATAGCCAGAATAATTGCTAAGGCCTTTGCCGGTAGTGATGCAATAACGAAGGCAATAACAACAGCACTGCTGTAGCCAGGAGATGATTGCGAATCGCTGCCGCCAAGGAAGCCAAGGTAAAGTGGTCTGCCAGTAGCTGCAGCTCGACTCGCAGATCTAGAAGCGCAAGCAGAGCAAGCAAGATGGGCACAATGGAGCTCCCCATGCTGCGCCGGCCCAGCCTTGCACCATGGGCAGGAGGCTGATTAGCGACGGGACAATACCGGTAGCAGGGTGGGCGCCACACCGATACTTGAATAAGCTCCCACCAAAATGCCAAAACTCAGGGCAATTGAGAACCAAAACAAAGTGCTGCCACCAAAGAAAATTAGGGCAATCAAGGGCAGAAGCGTTGTAAGGGATGTGTAAACGGAGCGGGTCAAAGTACTTATCACCGCCTCATCCGCCTGATCGGCCAGTGGCAAGTCTTTTAGCTGAGCACGCTTCTCCCGTATTCGGTCAAATATGACCACAGTGTCATTCACTGAGTAGCCGGCAATAGTAAGTAGGGCCACAGCAAAAAGGCTGTTAACCTCTATCCCAGCCAGCACCCCAAGCCAAGCAAATAAGCCACACGTGATCAAAACATCATGACCCAGGCATACAAG
Encoded here:
- the glnA gene encoding type I glutamate--ammonia ligase; protein product: MAQTAQDVLRQIHEEGIELIDLKFVDLHGKWQHLTVCRDLIDEASFSDGVAFDGSSIRGWKAINESDMAMVPDPNTAWIDPFYSHKTLSLICSIQEPRSGKPYGRCPRALAQKALNYLGSTGIADTAYFGPEPEFFVFDDVRYSSGSGTSFYSVDSVEAPWNSARLEEGGNLAYKIQLKEGYFPVAPNDTLQDMRTEMLLTMGSLGVPIEKQHHEVATAQHELGIKFAELISAADNVMIYKYVVRNVARKYGKTATFMPKPVFADNGSGMHVHQSLWRGGNPLFFGEGTYANLSQTARWYIGGLLKHAPSFLAFTNPTTNSYKRLVPGFEAPVNLVYSQGNRSAAVRIPLTGPSPKAKRLEFRSGDALSNPYLGFAAMLMAGIDGIKNQIDPGDGTDVDLFELSPEELARISTVPASLNGALEALDADKDYLLAGGVFTEDFINNWITLKYEEVQQLRQRPHPHEFVMYYDA
- a CDS encoding class I SAM-dependent methyltransferase yields the protein MPDQLTKLAYQTMQQGRALLGVTHKEVSTRLMGLLAPDGTPKTVPIPPELLGSLRQAMASLHERDWQEAEQGLYPPSLLFDAPWLDWASRYPLVWLDMPSTWTRRQERNVRDLPSSVDPDNYPDYYLQNFHHQTDGYLSDHSAALYDLQVEILFNGTADPMRRRVLAPLLRGIKAFADRPAGQVRVLDLATGTGRTLRQIRAAMPKAQLVGLDLSSAYLRQANKWLSQLPGELPQLTQGNAEALPFADASFQAVTCVFLFHELPGEARQNVINQAYRVLEPGGVVVIADSVQLADSPQFSAVMENFRRVFHEPFYRDYISDDIGARLAQPGFEGITAQSHFMTRVWTARKPR
- a CDS encoding DUF6439 family protein, yielding MRPVQTPLSKQKRSWPEGSLEVAVALQRHLAIGDRDWHAFKSQRPRRGAEQLAAALVLLLRADDPGAPQSSDARRQAIELVEHGLGWLKAELSDPGCPSHRPAPATTLSAD
- a CDS encoding ATP-binding protein; translated protein: MALRWSDFITPSTLQLAPLLELLIEPIRCLQLQGQVQLGLQEALVNAVRHGNGCDPAKCLRVRRIETPNWLVWQVQDEGAGVPPAARSTSLPEQLDAAGGRGLFLIHHCFDDVRWSNRGNRLQLAVSRQRALSLAPVGGWGNQDRSAQP
- a CDS encoding GUN4 domain-containing protein, with product MLSGPPVTAITGTTPRALLERFQAGNPRQRRALLATLQQQSHGLRPLIPDHLAGIDATGDDWAAGFLIQLLLDEQDGLRDEFLVRYPDGWLATVSACGLDYAPLQRVLMAQQFEEADRITSSLLRQLAGPEAVRRGYVYYSEVPPIAAADLDSLDRLWVCFSRGRFGFSVQGKLLRGCNGRWELLWPKLAWKDGGRWTRYPGSFQWSIEAPEGHMPLVNQLRGVRLMDALLNHPALQQRIKA
- the mnmH gene encoding tRNA 2-selenouridine(34) synthase MnmH, translating into MSGPCPPQDVNAFLAAKGPIVDVRSPGEFEQGHVPGAVNLPLFSNDERAQVGTIYKQQGRQLAVQLGLQLVGLKLPSLAQALLELAEADQTLRLHCWRGGMRSGSMAWLASTLELPVLLLEGGYKAYRRWVLACFESAWPLLVLGGRTGTGKTDLLHALRQRGQAVVDLEGLANHRGSSFGGLGQPPQPSTEHFENLLAASLTASAGQAPIWLEAESAQVGRCRIPAGLWRQMGEAPAVEIQRPMAERVEQLVSVYGNQGEEPLRLATERIARRLGPQRTAVALEAIASQDWAAACRQMLDYYDRCYDSELSKRDKPLLSSFDLGGLDPDAAAAELLHSAPWWEQVCWGLVKAGS
- the psb28 gene encoding photosystem II reaction center protein Psb28 yields the protein MGAAIQFFRGVDEPVVPDIRLTRSRDGRTGQALFVFDEPDALAPESMGDITGMFLVDEEGELVTREVKARFVNGKASALECTFTWKSTEDFDRFMRFAQRYADSHELGFSGNKDDDQPEQDEA
- a CDS encoding AI-2E family transporter, encoding MKFGQWLGLLALVASLVLLWSLRQSLIYLFAAVVLAMALCTLVGSIRSRLGCSRPLALLLSLGTVLLVLAVAATVVIPPFIDQFSQLLGKLPAAAETLLDLLRDGLSQISQMIYGSRDGGLAWLREGLVGSDAGATPGLSPRLGSSLGSGALRLLGLAGGVGTGLLQILFVVAVALMVAVQPTAYLEVGVLLVPSFYRRRFRQVLVQCGDALSAWMVGVLISSLCVGILAAIGLSLLAVKLVAANALLAGLLNIIPNIGPTLSTVFPMSVALLDAPWKAAAVLALYVAVQNLESYLITPSVMHHQLKLLPGFTLTAQLLFTVVFGPLGLLLALPLAVCLQVMVRELLIRDILDPWKRLRLAG
- a CDS encoding AI-2E family transporter is translated as MNGRTLLGALALIVIGLLTWELRWVLLVLFGAVVLAVALDVPITLLRRLLPLNRPAALIVVLVSLVLLGGALGQLLLPELLEQIKQLTTLLPVLALRLSSLARQVDWLPDLEQQLMALGTWERLQPLGGQLLGLAGGAANATIQLLLMALLAILLALDPRSHQKVIVSLTPSFWRPQMQHLLGESRQALGGWLAGMTLSAVSVFLLTWAGLALLGVPLALLSALVCGLLTFVPTIGPTAATLLPLAVGLLVSPAKMVQVLVLRLILQNAEAFLLTPVLLRRTVNLLPTVALTAQLCLGALLGLPGVLLALPLVVVLQVLFEEVLVKEVMDHWD